Part of the Carnobacterium pleistocenium FTR1 genome is shown below.
AGGTATTTATATGAGCTTTTATCTAAAGCCTAATTTAAATATGTCTGATGCTACTTTAGTTACCACAGCCACTGCTGTAGCTGTTTGTTTTGCCATTGAAAAATTGACTGCTAAGAAGCCACAAATTAAATGGGTAAATGATATTTATCTTGGCGATACAAAAATATGCGGTATTTTAACCGAGGCAGTATCTGATTTTGAAAGTGGTAAAGTAGAGACTTTGATTGTTGGAATAGGCTTGAACGTCAAAGAACCTTCAGCTGGTTTCCCTTCTGAATTGGATACTATAGCGGGCTTTCTTACTTCTTCTGCAGAAAATGGTGCTTTTGATCGTAACCTCCTAATAGCTGAAATTGCAAATCAGTTCTATACTATCTACCAAACAATTGAGGAGCGCTCTTTTTTAGAAGAATACAAAAAACGCTGCTTTGTGCTAGGAAAAAAAATCACTTTCAAAGAACGCAACGATCAATTTGAAGCTGTTCCGATTGACATCGATTCTCATGGCGGACTGGTCGTACAAATGGCTAATGGTCACCAACGCACGTTGTCGTATGGCGAAATTATTATGAAAAAACCAATTGAATAGTTGCGCCTATTCAATTTAGAAGGAGACCGCTATGTCAAAATTAACTACCCGAGAACTAACTCTTTGCAGTCTTATGGCTGCTTTAACTTATATTGGCAGTTTTGTCAGCTTGCCATTAGGACCCGTTCCTTTTACATTACAAACATTATTCGTCTTATTGACTGGTCTTATTTTGCAAAAGAGAGCTGCTTTTCTAGCACAAACTTTGCATTTATTCTTGATTTTGATTTTCAAAGGATTTCAATCTTTTCTCAGTCCTAGTTTTGGCTTTGTTATTGGATTTGTTGTTGGGGCTTATCTTATGGCTTGGTATTTAGAAAGCCGATCATTCACACTGAAAACTACTATAGTAGCTCTGCTTATTGGCTCAAGCATCTTTTACTTGTTTGGTTTGCCATATATGGTTTTCATCGTACGGGGATATCTTGATTTGACAATGAGCAACAGTCTTATTTTAAAAACTGGATTCTTACTCTTTATTCCAGGAGATATCATCAAAGCCGCTTTTGCTTTTTTGATTGCTTCCCGCTTACAACCTTTTGTGCGACGATTACCTAGTTAAGTCAGTTCTCTAATCGCATTTTCCAATAACTAAAAAGAGATCAAGGGATGTGAAAACATCCCTTGATCTCTTTTTTAGTTTAGGTCTATAATTTTTAATGTTGCTAGATTTAATCCAATCACTCACCTAAAAATTCTGGAGGAATAGGATTTGCTTGTCGCCGTGCAATGGATTCAAGCCTCAAGACTGTGCTTTTCAGGCTTAAGATGGTCCTCATGGCTTAACAAGAAAAACCGTCTATTCCATAAGAAATTTCCTTTAAAGTATAAACACTATCTGTCCTATACCCACTCTTAGTAAGACTCATTCACACCATTGGACGAAGAGCCTTTAGTTTAAACTTTCTACTTTTCTATTTATCATCTGTTAAGATTTTTTGTACGCGACCAACTTGGTCTCCTTCTTTCAACATCACTTTAATACCATGCGGATGCTGAGCACTATTGGTTAAAATACGTTTCACGTGACCTCTAGTTAATTTGTTCGTACGTTGATCTTTTTTCAAAACAATATCGACTAATGCATCAATTTTAATATTCGCTCTTGATTTACCATCCATTATAATCCGCTCCTTTAACTAATTGTAGTGTAGCATAATTTAGACATTTCATGCTACTTCTCTTCAGAAAATAAGGAGCTGTTTTTTAAGTAAATTGATTATTCCATAAAATAACTTCATTCTGTTCTAACGATGCTTGTACATCAATCACGCGTTGATTTGAACTCCCGCGAAACTGTAAGGTCAGATCCTTTTTTGCTAGTTCAAAACGCCCATCTACTAAAACATCTAACAAAGAGAGTAATTCCAATTTATCTTCAGATTCTTGCATCAATTCTTGCCAAGTATATCCTGTCCATGACCAGATATCTTTTGTTTTGCCATATTCAGAACGAATTCTTTTAGCTAGTCGAACGGCCACTTGAGTATTTAAAAAAGGTTCACCGCCTAAAAGTGTTAACCCTTGGACGTAAGGTTGCTTTAAATCTTCTACAATCGTATCTTCTAGTTCAGTTGTATACTCATATCCGTATGCAAAATTTTGAGCGATTTTATTGTAACACCCTTTGCACGCGAATAAACAGCCACTCATATAAAGGCTGCATCTTACGCCTTCTCCATCAACAAAATTAAACGGTTTATAATCTGCGATCCGGCTTTGACTGTAATCTTCAGCCAGCCACTCTTTTGGTTTAGGATTTCTCATTTCTATCCTTCTTCCCCATTGCTTGACATATGTTTGACCCGGGCCAAAATTTCTTTGTGTC
Proteins encoded:
- a CDS encoding biotin--[acetyl-CoA-carboxylase] ligase, translating into MSTKLRILSLLEKQQGDSISGQTLADSLGLSRTSIWKGIKTLQKEGYIIEAVTNKGYRLSTKSDVISAETIQPFLLPGLQDFSIQTFKTIDSTNTEARRLSSKDSIKQGIVLSEEQTKGRGRLGKSFYSPSQTGIYMSFYLKPNLNMSDATLVTTATAVAVCFAIEKLTAKKPQIKWVNDIYLGDTKICGILTEAVSDFESGKVETLIVGIGLNVKEPSAGFPSELDTIAGFLTSSAENGAFDRNLLIAEIANQFYTIYQTIEERSFLEEYKKRCFVLGKKITFKERNDQFEAVPIDIDSHGGLVVQMANGHQRTLSYGEIIMKKPIE
- a CDS encoding biotin transporter BioY gives rise to the protein MSKLTTRELTLCSLMAALTYIGSFVSLPLGPVPFTLQTLFVLLTGLILQKRAAFLAQTLHLFLILIFKGFQSFLSPSFGFVIGFVVGAYLMAWYLESRSFTLKTTIVALLIGSSIFYLFGLPYMVFIVRGYLDLTMSNSLILKTGFLLFIPGDIIKAAFAFLIASRLQPFVRRLPS
- a CDS encoding YwbE family protein; translated protein: MDGKSRANIKIDALVDIVLKKDQRTNKLTRGHVKRILTNSAQHPHGIKVMLKEGDQVGRVQKILTDDK
- the nrdG gene encoding anaerobic ribonucleoside-triphosphate reductase activating protein, which encodes MRNPKPKEWLAEDYSQSRIADYKPFNFVDGEGVRCSLYMSGCLFACKGCYNKIAQNFAYGYEYTTELEDTIVEDLKQPYVQGLTLLGGEPFLNTQVAVRLAKRIRSEYGKTKDIWSWTGYTWQELMQESEDKLELLSLLDVLVDGRFELAKKDLTLQFRGSSNQRVIDVQASLEQNEVILWNNQFT